One Paraburkholderia dioscoreae DNA segment encodes these proteins:
- a CDS encoding amino acid permease: protein MSLFRKKSVEHMIAASAQNAGLKKALGALDLTFLGVGAIIGTGIFVLTGTGAVQAGPALMISFLIAAIACGFAALAYAEFASTIPVAGSIYTYSYATLGELAAWIIGWDLMLEYGLATSAVSVGWSGYLQSLLSGFGVSLPVALTAAPGALPGHDTLFNLPAFLVMMAITALLSFGVRESARINNIMVAIKVVVVLLVIGVGVFHVTPANWHPFMPNGWNGVFGAAAVMFFAFIGFDSVSSAAEEVKDPKRDLPIGIIASLGVCAVLYVAVAAVVTGIVPSAQFANISHPVSYALQVAGQKWVAGFIDLGAVLGMLTVILVMAYGQTRVIFAMSRDGLLPARLSRVHPRFATPFFTTWLVGIFFGLIGALVPLNVLAELINIGTLAAFSMVSIAVLVLRKTHPELPRAFRCPGVPVVPVLAVGSCLFLMINLQAVTWVAFVVWLLVGMVIYFGYSRRHSKLSK from the coding sequence ATGTCCCTGTTTCGCAAGAAGAGCGTCGAGCACATGATCGCCGCAAGTGCTCAGAACGCCGGTTTGAAGAAGGCGCTCGGCGCGCTCGATCTGACCTTCCTCGGGGTCGGCGCCATTATCGGCACCGGCATTTTCGTGCTGACCGGCACGGGCGCCGTGCAGGCCGGGCCGGCGCTGATGATCTCGTTCCTGATCGCGGCGATCGCCTGCGGCTTCGCCGCGCTCGCCTACGCAGAATTTGCCTCGACGATTCCGGTGGCGGGATCGATCTACACGTATTCGTATGCGACGCTCGGCGAACTCGCCGCCTGGATTATCGGCTGGGACTTGATGCTCGAATACGGACTCGCTACCTCCGCTGTCTCGGTGGGCTGGTCGGGCTATCTGCAATCGTTGCTATCGGGCTTCGGCGTGTCCTTGCCGGTTGCGTTGACGGCGGCGCCGGGCGCGTTGCCTGGCCACGACACGCTCTTCAACCTGCCCGCGTTCCTCGTGATGATGGCGATCACCGCGCTGTTGTCGTTCGGCGTGCGCGAGTCGGCGCGGATCAACAACATCATGGTCGCGATCAAGGTGGTCGTGGTGTTGCTGGTCATCGGCGTGGGCGTCTTTCACGTGACGCCGGCCAACTGGCATCCGTTCATGCCGAACGGCTGGAACGGCGTGTTCGGCGCGGCGGCGGTGATGTTCTTCGCGTTCATCGGTTTCGACTCCGTGTCGTCCGCAGCGGAAGAGGTGAAGGATCCGAAGCGCGATCTGCCGATCGGGATCATTGCGTCGCTGGGCGTTTGCGCGGTGTTGTACGTGGCGGTGGCCGCCGTCGTCACCGGCATCGTGCCGTCGGCGCAGTTTGCGAATATTTCGCACCCGGTGTCGTATGCGTTGCAGGTTGCGGGTCAAAAGTGGGTTGCGGGTTTTATCGACCTCGGCGCCGTGCTGGGTATGTTGACGGTGATTCTGGTGATGGCTTATGGCCAGACTCGGGTGATTTTCGCCATGTCGCGCGATGGGTTGTTGCCGGCGCGGCTTTCGCGGGTGCATCCGCGGTTTGCTACGCCGTTTTTTACTACGTGGCTCGTGGGGATTTTCTTTGGGTTGATCGGGGCGCTGGTGCCGTTGAATGTGTTGGCTGAGCTGATCAATATCGGCACGTTGGCCGCGTTTTCGATGGTGTCGATTGCGGTTCTCGTTTTGCGGAAGACGCATCCCGAGTTGCCGCGGGCGTTTCGGTGTCCTGGAGTGCCGGTTGTGCCGGTGTTGGCGGTCGGTTCTTGCCTTTTCCTGATGATTAATCTTCAGGCTGTTACGTGGGTGGCGTTTGTGGTTTGGTTGCTCGTTGGGATGGTTATTTATTTTGGGTATTCGCGGAGGCATTCCAAGTTGAGCAAGTGA